A genomic window from Triplophysa dalaica isolate WHDGS20190420 chromosome 24, ASM1584641v1, whole genome shotgun sequence includes:
- the ppm1h gene encoding protein phosphatase 1H — protein sequence MMTRVRSAVSSILGGMMSSSAEENQAHRADQPLRFQYCRPDFLALSPDEVECSADHISRPILILKDAKLPWATGYAEVINAGKSALNEDQACCEVVELRKRPEDHSSTGYTPTSRRRSSLPSADILETIDNPEHKELNFHYWGLFDGHGGSGAAVFASKFLHLHVEEQLQEVLEILQNPSLQPPTCLGEEPTLHHLHPVAGCSQRGLSRAASLRGAAGAPGSPNTMTPRFFMEKKIKQESLVVGAIENAFKEMDAHIGRERGVYSISGGCTALVVIYLLGKLYVANAGDSRALIVRAGEIITMSNPFTPESERQRLQFLAHLQPSLLGNDFTHLEFPRRVTKKEVGKRMLYRDFTMNGWAYKTVQEEDLKFPLIYGEGKKARVLATIGISRGLGDHDLKVHDSDISIKPFLSCSPEVKVYDLSQCELGADDVMVLATDGLWDVLSNEEVAEAITGFLGNCDPDDQHRYTMTAQDLVMKARGVLKDRGWRIAGDRPGSGDDISVFIIPLMHSSSNEAEAS from the exons atgATGACACGCGTGAGATCGGCGGTCTCCAGCATCCTCGGCGGCATGATGAGCTCGAGCGCGGAGGAGAATCAGGCGCACCGCGCGGATCAGCCGCTTCGCTTCCAGTACTGCAGGCCGGATTTCCTCGCGCTGTCTCCTGATGAGGTGGAGTGCTCGGCGGATCACATCTCGCGACCCATTCTCATCCTCAAAGACGCCAAGCTGCCGTGGGCCACCGGATACGCGGA GGTGATAAACGCGGGTAAAAGCGCTCTGAATGAAGATCAGGCGTGTTGTGAGGTGGTGGAGCTCAGAAAGAGACCCGAAGACCATTCGAGTACCGGTTACACTCCCACCAGCAGGAGGCGCTCTTCACTTCCCAGTGCTGACATACTGGAGACCATTGACAACCCA gAACACAAAGAACTGAACTTTCATTACTGGGGTCTGTTTGATGGTCACGGAGGTTCTGGTGCCGCTGTGTTTGCTTCCAAGTTTCTTCATCTTCACGTCGAGGAGCAGCTTCAGGAGGTGCTGGAGATCCTTCAGAATCCTTCCCTACAGCCGCCCACCTGTCTGGGCGAGGAGCCCACCCTCCATCACCTCCACCCCGTCGCAGGCTGCTCGCAGCGAGGTCTGTCCAGAGCCGCGTCTCTTCGGGGGGCGGCGGGGGCTCCGGGCTCTCCGAACACCATGACCCCGCGCTTCTTCAtggagaagaagatcaagcagGAGAGTCTGGTGGTGGGGGCTATTGAGAACGCCTTCAAGGAGATG GATGCACATATCGGCCGAGAGAGAGGCGTGTATTCCATCTCTGGTGGATGTACGGCTCTGGTGGTGATTTATTTACTGGGAAAACTGTATGTGGCCAATGCTGGTGACAGCAG GGCTCTCATCGTCCGTGCGGGAGAGATTATCACCATGTCCAACCCGTTTACTCCAGAGTCGGAGCGTCAGAGACTTCAGTTCCTG GCTCATCTTCAGCCGTCTCTGTTAGGAAATGATTTCACACATTTGGAGTTTCCCAGAAGAGTCACAAAGAAAGAGGTGGGGAAGAGAATGCTGTATCGAGACTTCACCATGAACGGATG GGCCTATAAAACGGTTCAGGAGGAGGATCTGAAGTTTCCACTCATATATGGAGAAGGAAAGAAG GCTCGTGTTCTGGCCACCATCGGCATCTCCCGCGGCCTCGGCGATCATGACCTGAAGGTTCACGACTCAGACATCTCCATCAAACCGTTCCTGTCGTGTTCTCCAGAG GTGAAGGTCTATGACCTCTCTCAGTGTGAACTCGGcgctgatgatgtcatggtCCTGGCTACGGATGGCCTCTGGGATGTGCTGTCCAATGAGGAAGTGGCAGAAGCCATCACTGGTTTCCTTGGAAACTGTGACCCTGATGACCAACACAG GTACACCATGACCGCTCAAGACCTGGTGATGAAGGCCAGAGGTGTTCTGAAGGACCGCGGTTGGAGGATCGCTGGAGACAGACCGGGATCTGGAGATGATATTTCAGTCTTCATAATTCCTCTGATGCACAGCAGCAGTAATGAAGCTGAAGCGAGCTGA